TGTAAAAGTTCTGAATGAAAAAACTTCGGACGAATGGTTCGGTCAGGTTGCTATGGCTTGCGGTTACCCGAACTTAAAAGATATTTTGAAAAAAGAGGACGGCCCGGGGCCAAATCATATTTGGGTCCCTCTTTTTCCGCAATATTCCCGTTCGACTGTTTTGTCCGTTGCAAAAATTGCCGAATCAATTATAGGTAAATACCCGTTAGATGGGAATGGTTGGTTGCAACCATTCGGCTTGGACACCAGATTTCTGGATGTATCCGCTTCTTTGATACTTGATTACTTTCAAGGAAAACTTTCGGAAAATCATTTTCTTCATCCGGATAATACGAAAGGGATCGAGGATTGGAAGACGATTGATTTGGTTTTTTCCGCCCACGGAATTCCTATGAGACTCATTCGGAAAGGAGATACGTATGTGAATGAAATAGAAACATCCGTATCCGAAATCACCAAACGACTGAGGGAAAAAGGATTTTCAGGAGAAGTTCATTTGTCTTATCAAAGTAGGGTAGGTCCTGCCAAATGGACGGAGCCTAATACGAAGACTACTTTACACGAGTTGGGTAGATCGGGCAAACGAATCGCAGTGTATCCTATCAGTTTTGTAAGCGATCATTTGGAAACTTTGGAAGAGATAGGAGTGGAACTCAGGGATTTGGCATTAGAGTCGGGTGCATCTTCCTATCATAGAATTCCTTCCTTTGGAACCTATCCCTTGTTTATCGATCTACTTTCCGATCTCATATTGGAATCAGTTTGATAAAACCCGATTCCATTCATTATGGATCGGGTTTTTGCATATTTCTGGGAACAGAAACTATAGATTCAGTGCGGATTCGATAAGTCCTCTTAATCCGATTCCGTATCTGTAATTTCCTAAAAAGCGAACCGGTTGGGAAGTGGATGAGGATTCGTTTTCCATTTCATCAAGATAGCGATTGAACTTGAGTAATTCGTTTCCATATATCGGAAACGATTGTTTCCATATTTTGGCGTGGACGGAAACGATATCTTCTTCCGCGGAAGATACTGATATTCTCTTTCTATCCTTTTTAACCAAGTCTATTACGTCTTCATTTGTTAGGTGGTCAAGAAAATCACCTGCATAAATCCACGTTTCCGAATGGAATTCTCCAAAGACTCTTCCTTCGAAAATATAATCATTGAGGAGCACTCCATTGGCGGTGACGTCCGAATCTTTCGGAAATAATATCCCGAATCCCGGTTTTTTCAAGAGATTTGTTTTTGTAAAACAAGTGATGGTCGCAATCGAAAGAAGAGGAATCGGTTTTATATCATGTTTCAAAAATCCTGACGGATTCGTTTCATTTAATATCTGATAAGTGGATCGGATGTTGGTGCAAAATATGATTTCATGACCGGGATATTCTTTTTTTAAAGTTTCCAAATCGACAATTTCTGTCTTTAAACGAAATTTTATTTTACCTTCCAGCACTTTCACCAGACTTGAAATCAAATCCTTCATTCCTCCTTGAAATGATATCGAACCTCTGGTTTTGGGCTTTTTTTTGGATTTGTTTTTCGAGTTTTTGAAATTACGATAAACCGAATCTCCTTCTTTCCAAAAAAATTTGGAAAATACCATCTTAGGATCCATGTCTTTCAGTTTTGCCGCATATATACCACCTAAAGCCGGTTCAATGAGATTTGCGGATACTTTTTTCCCGAATATTCTAAAACTCCAACTTTCGAAGGATTCGTTTTCTTCCGGCTTTGCATTCAAAAATAAAAAACCGAAAATGGCGCGAATGATGGAAAAAAAAGAGATAGGGATTTGTTTCAGGCGGTTTCCAATCCAAAAGTATCTTTTTTTAGAGGAAGATTTGGGTAGGATGGGATTTAAACCTAATTCTTGAAGTAGCTCTTCCGTTGCG
The nucleotide sequence above comes from Leptospira kobayashii. Encoded proteins:
- the hemH gene encoding ferrochelatase encodes the protein MKRKITLLNLGGPRTALEIETFLRDLFLDPYVFDLPLWEPLRQILAKYIAKKRAPKVRSTYESMGFGGGSPLVDETIKQTTAVVKVLNEKTSDEWFGQVAMACGYPNLKDILKKEDGPGPNHIWVPLFPQYSRSTVLSVAKIAESIIGKYPLDGNGWLQPFGLDTRFLDVSASLILDYFQGKLSENHFLHPDNTKGIEDWKTIDLVFSAHGIPMRLIRKGDTYVNEIETSVSEITKRLREKGFSGEVHLSYQSRVGPAKWTEPNTKTTLHELGRSGKRIAVYPISFVSDHLETLEEIGVELRDLALESGASSYHRIPSFGTYPLFIDLLSDLILESV
- the hemG gene encoding protoporphyrinogen oxidase; the protein is MSDSVLIVGGGISGLVAAYSSVKQGKKVTLIESSDRLGGMLDTYKTEFGLVETAANGLLNSYATEELLQELGLNPILPKSSSKKRYFWIGNRLKQIPISFFSIIRAIFGFLFLNAKPEENESFESWSFRIFGKKVSANLIEPALGGIYAAKLKDMDPKMVFSKFFWKEGDSVYRNFKNSKNKSKKKPKTRGSISFQGGMKDLISSLVKVLEGKIKFRLKTEIVDLETLKKEYPGHEIIFCTNIRSTYQILNETNPSGFLKHDIKPIPLLSIATITCFTKTNLLKKPGFGILFPKDSDVTANGVLLNDYIFEGRVFGEFHSETWIYAGDFLDHLTNEDVIDLVKKDRKRISVSSAEEDIVSVHAKIWKQSFPIYGNELLKFNRYLDEMENESSSTSQPVRFLGNYRYGIGLRGLIESALNL